A window of Streptomyces broussonetiae genomic DNA:
TAGGCGAAGGTCGCGAGCAGCCCGGAGGCGAGGCCGACCGTGCGGCCGAGGCCGTAGGAGATAAAGCCGTAGAAGGCGCCCGTGGACGTGATGTGCTTCGCCATCGAGGTGAAACCGACGGAAAAGATTGCCAGCACGACCATTGCCACGAGATAGCTCGCGGGTGCCCCGATCCCGTTGCCGGACGACACCATGAAGGGCACGTTCCCGGTCATCGCGGTGATCGGCGCGGCCGTCGCCACGGCCATGAACACCACACCCAGCAGTCCTACGGCATTGGGTTTCAGCCGGTGAACCGCCTCGTCGCCGTCCGTTCCCGCCACTGGGGCAACGCCCTCTTCCACTGCCATCGGGTGGCCCCCTCCGTGTCCGGTTCCATGGGTCCTGGTGGGTCCTGATGGAGCAGGATGGTGGATCGGACGGGGGCACGGGAAGGGGTCGGCCGGGTTAAATATTTGTCACCAGACCATTGGGCTGCCCTTTTTGACTCCCAGTACGGAGAGCGTGTTCGTTCGGCTACGTTGAGTGGCGTCCGGCCGCGGCCACCAGGCGCGCATCAGCCGGTCGTTCGGTGAGAATCGAGATTCCGGATCCGTTCGGCTGCGTCCTCGACACCACCGGCTTCCGCGCCCCCACCTCAAGCCGAGGGCAGCACCAGCCCCCAGGCCCCCTCCATCACCCGCCACGTGCGCTTGCGTACCGGCCCCGAGACGGCCGCGTCCGCCCGGTAGCGGAAGTCGGGGCCCGTGACCGTCACCGTGTGGCCCGAGGCCCGCAGCGGGGTCGCCTCCGCGCCCACCGACAGCGGCCGGACCTCCACCGCGGCGGTGCCGGAGGTGGTCGGTATGACCGTCACCGCCTCCACCGGGTGGGCCAGGTCCACGAGGGTCTCGCCGTCGACCTCCACCCTGAGCCGGGCCGGGCCGGGGGAGGGGACGGCCGCGAGGCGGACCGGGCGGGGGTTCAGGGTGCGGACCAGTGAGCGGTACCAGGGGGCGGCGGACAGCCGCTCCGGGACGTGCCGCCGGGCCGGGGGGATGGCCAGCTCGGTCAGGACGACGCCGTCGCTGTCGTCGACCAGCAGATCGAGGCGGC
This region includes:
- a CDS encoding diacylglycerol kinase family protein, whose product is MATFATSEQLLVIIDPAARQTDGESVRIAKDVLSAGAAAKMCLPDDPEEFARALSRRGSRRPVVIGDDHALLRAVTQLYRERELAGCGLSVVPVGEASLAESLGVPCGAVAAARAVLDGTERRLDLLVDDSDGVVLTELAIPPARRHVPERLSAAPWYRSLVRTLNPRPVRLAAVPSPGPARLRVEVDGETLVDLAHPVEAVTVIPTTSGTAAVEVRPLSVGAEATPLRASGHTVTVTGPDFRYRADAAVSGPVRKRTWRVMEGAWGLVLPSA